A single window of Collinsella aerofaciens DNA harbors:
- a CDS encoding EamA family transporter, which translates to MSKECVEQVEGAGASVPMTDISNIDVPEGTDELSRSTRRAWRDRLNSASTRKMITGVLATLVGGSFWGFSGTSASFLFDTYHVDTLWLMSVRQILAGLLFMAVIVTRDRERLVKLWTTPADRKQLLLFTAFGLLFNQFCYLSAVRLTNAGTATVLQCLQLVIIMGYTCMVDRRMPRAREAIGIGLALGGTFLIATGGDPTSLSISPLGLVAGLMCAVSATCMAVIPAKILPEYGSPIVTGSAMLTAGIVSCAFVRPWAHMPALDVAGIEALAVFVVIGSFFAYMLYMQGVKDIGSVRASLIGTVEPVSATITSAVMLGTVFLPTDLIGFAMIIVMMFLTV; encoded by the coding sequence ATGAGCAAAGAGTGTGTCGAGCAGGTCGAAGGCGCAGGGGCTTCGGTGCCGATGACCGATATATCGAACATTGATGTGCCCGAGGGCACTGACGAGCTCAGCCGCAGTACCCGCCGTGCATGGCGCGACCGCCTGAACAGTGCGTCGACGCGCAAGATGATTACGGGCGTTCTGGCCACGCTGGTGGGTGGTTCGTTTTGGGGTTTTTCGGGTACCAGCGCGAGCTTCCTGTTCGATACCTATCACGTTGATACCCTGTGGCTTATGAGTGTGCGCCAGATTCTCGCCGGCCTGCTCTTTATGGCTGTGATTGTCACGCGCGATCGCGAGCGTCTGGTCAAGCTCTGGACCACGCCGGCCGACCGCAAGCAGCTGTTGCTCTTTACCGCCTTTGGCCTGCTCTTTAACCAGTTTTGTTATCTTTCGGCCGTGCGCCTGACCAATGCCGGAACCGCGACGGTGCTCCAGTGCCTGCAGCTGGTCATCATCATGGGATATACCTGCATGGTCGATCGCCGCATGCCGCGCGCTCGCGAGGCGATCGGCATTGGTCTGGCCCTCGGCGGCACCTTTTTAATCGCTACCGGCGGTGACCCCACCAGCCTGAGCATCTCGCCGCTCGGCCTGGTTGCGGGCCTTATGTGTGCGGTCAGCGCCACCTGTATGGCGGTGATTCCCGCCAAGATTCTGCCCGAATACGGCAGCCCCATCGTTACGGGTTCGGCTATGCTCACGGCGGGCATCGTTTCGTGTGCTTTCGTTCGCCCTTGGGCGCATATGCCGGCGCTCGATGTTGCCGGTATCGAGGCGCTCGCGGTGTTCGTGGTCATCGGTTCGTTTTTTGCCTACATGCTCTATATGCAGGGCGTTAAGGACATTGGCTCGGTCCGCGCAAGCCTCATCGGAACCGTGGAGCCGGTCTCGGCGACCATCACGAGTGCCGTTATGCTGGGCACGGTGTTTTTGCCGACCGACCTTATCGGCTTTGCCATGATCATCGTGATGATGTTCCTCACGGTGTAG
- the pheS gene encoding phenylalanine--tRNA ligase subunit alpha, translating into MSLIDDLVKLEEEAKELVAGADDAAKLEAARVELLGRKGRITGLMRMMGKLAPEDRPMMGKRANEMRQLIEGMLDERTTEMKAAALKHALEHEAVDITLPGIRPQIGHQHLIKQIIEEAEDIFCGIGYTVESGPMVDTSYYNFTALNAPMDHPSRSARDTFYVVDNNPGSVAHPEAHAHGESDVLLRTQTSGVQIHTMESQKPPIYMICPGTVYRPDTADACHLPQFNQIEGLVVDEGITFGDLKGTLDYFVKCMFGEDRKTRYRPHFFPFTEPSCEVDVSCHVCGGKGCNFCKHSGWIEILGCGMVDPNVLINCGIDPEKYTGFAFGIGAERVAALRYDLPDLRTLMTGDMRFLNQF; encoded by the coding sequence ATGAGTCTGATTGATGATCTGGTCAAACTCGAGGAAGAGGCCAAGGAGCTCGTCGCCGGTGCCGACGACGCCGCCAAGCTCGAGGCCGCGCGCGTTGAGCTGCTCGGCCGCAAGGGCCGCATCACCGGCCTGATGCGCATGATGGGCAAGCTCGCCCCCGAGGATCGTCCCATGATGGGCAAACGCGCCAACGAGATGCGCCAGCTGATCGAGGGCATGCTCGACGAGCGCACCACCGAGATGAAGGCCGCCGCCCTCAAGCACGCACTCGAGCACGAGGCCGTCGACATCACGCTGCCGGGTATCCGTCCGCAGATCGGTCACCAGCACCTGATCAAGCAGATCATCGAGGAGGCCGAGGACATCTTCTGCGGCATCGGCTACACCGTCGAGTCCGGCCCCATGGTCGATACCTCCTACTACAACTTCACCGCGCTCAACGCGCCCATGGATCACCCGAGCCGCTCGGCTCGCGACACGTTCTATGTGGTCGACAACAACCCCGGCAGCGTTGCGCATCCCGAGGCTCACGCTCACGGCGAGTCCGACGTGCTGCTGCGCACCCAGACCTCGGGCGTGCAGATCCACACCATGGAGTCGCAAAAGCCGCCCATCTACATGATCTGCCCGGGCACCGTCTATCGTCCCGACACGGCCGACGCCTGCCACCTGCCGCAGTTCAACCAGATCGAAGGCCTGGTCGTCGACGAGGGTATCACCTTTGGCGATCTTAAGGGCACGCTCGACTACTTTGTTAAGTGCATGTTTGGTGAGGATCGCAAGACGCGCTATCGCCCGCACTTCTTCCCCTTCACCGAGCCTTCCTGCGAGGTGGACGTGAGCTGCCACGTGTGCGGCGGCAAGGGCTGCAACTTCTGCAAGCACAGCGGCTGGATCGAGATTCTGGGCTGCGGCATGGTCGACCCCAACGTCCTGATCAACTGTGGCATCGACCCCGAGAAGTACACCGGCTTCGCCTTTGGTATTGGCGCCGAGCGCGTCGCGGCACTGCGCTACGACCTGCCCGACCTCAGAACTCTCATGACGGGTGATATGCGCTTCTTGAATCAGTTCTAG
- a CDS encoding carboxypeptidase M32, with amino-acid sequence MGKKYDKKAKPAAGKTPKGMKVDKAVKKFRKLEGKLWTREYLLKIAEFDGATIAPANGAAARADAMGTLAGEHHKLLTSEKSVELVRSLARETVTGGKIDDPQLLDEIRVLGRDQREASVIPTEEAEAWTRLTCEADAVWHKAKAANDWASFEPYVDKIVSQLKHQAELMDPKRDPYDVWLDQYERGLSTESFDAFCDEVKATVVPLVHAIGERGQQPAADFLHARVPEAAQRAMSFDLMKLVGLDLDDTTLAFTEHPFSEGFSVGDARIATHIYEDDCISNVYSIIHEAGHAMYELGVNPAYARTCLEGGTSMGIHESQSRFFENTVGRSRAFMGPLLEVLRRHAPEVYGNVDEDTLYRAVNIAQPSLIRTEADELTYPLHIMVRYEIERMLFAGEATAKDIPALWNRFMDEYLGIPVPDDTRGCLQDTHWSGGSFGYFPTYALGSAYDAMFVPAMCRDGVDLTGACASGDLTPVRAWLGEHIWQWGRAKDAPELIKGACGMAFDARYYCSYLQDKFTTLYEL; translated from the coding sequence ATGGGAAAGAAGTACGATAAGAAGGCCAAGCCCGCAGCGGGCAAGACGCCCAAAGGCATGAAGGTCGATAAGGCCGTCAAAAAATTCCGCAAGCTCGAGGGCAAGCTGTGGACCCGCGAGTACCTGCTCAAGATTGCCGAGTTTGACGGCGCGACCATTGCTCCCGCCAACGGTGCCGCCGCCCGTGCCGACGCCATGGGCACCCTTGCCGGCGAGCACCATAAGCTCCTGACCAGCGAAAAGTCTGTCGAACTTGTACGTTCGCTGGCACGCGAGACCGTCACCGGCGGAAAGATCGACGACCCGCAGCTGCTTGACGAGATTCGCGTGCTCGGCCGCGACCAGCGCGAGGCAAGCGTCATCCCCACCGAGGAGGCCGAGGCCTGGACCAGGCTCACCTGCGAGGCCGACGCCGTGTGGCACAAGGCCAAAGCGGCCAACGACTGGGCGAGCTTTGAGCCCTATGTGGACAAAATCGTCAGCCAGCTCAAGCATCAGGCCGAGCTCATGGACCCCAAGCGCGACCCATACGACGTGTGGCTCGACCAGTACGAGCGCGGCCTTTCCACCGAGAGCTTCGATGCGTTTTGCGACGAGGTTAAGGCCACGGTCGTGCCGCTCGTGCACGCCATCGGCGAGCGCGGCCAGCAGCCCGCTGCAGACTTTTTGCACGCCCGCGTGCCCGAGGCCGCCCAGCGCGCCATGAGCTTCGATCTGATGAAGCTTGTCGGCCTGGACCTGGACGACACCACGCTTGCCTTTACCGAGCATCCGTTTAGCGAGGGCTTCTCGGTGGGCGACGCGCGCATCGCCACGCACATCTACGAGGACGATTGCATCTCCAACGTCTACAGCATCATCCACGAGGCCGGCCACGCCATGTACGAGCTGGGCGTGAACCCCGCCTACGCGCGCACGTGCCTGGAGGGCGGCACCTCCATGGGCATCCACGAGAGCCAGAGCCGCTTTTTCGAGAACACCGTGGGCCGCAGCCGCGCCTTTATGGGACCGCTGCTCGAGGTGCTGCGCCGCCACGCGCCCGAGGTCTACGGCAACGTGGACGAGGACACGCTCTACCGCGCCGTGAACATCGCTCAGCCGTCGCTGATCCGTACCGAGGCCGACGAGCTCACCTACCCGCTGCATATCATGGTGCGTTACGAGATTGAGCGCATGCTGTTTGCCGGCGAGGCCACGGCCAAGGACATCCCCGCGCTTTGGAATCGCTTTATGGACGAGTACCTGGGCATTCCCGTTCCCGACGACACACGCGGCTGCCTGCAAGATACGCACTGGAGCGGCGGCTCGTTTGGCTACTTCCCCACGTATGCGCTGGGTAGCGCCTACGATGCCATGTTTGTGCCGGCCATGTGCCGCGACGGCGTCGACCTTACCGGCGCCTGCGCGAGCGGCGACCTGACACCCGTCCGCGCCTGGCTGGGCGAGCACATTTGGCAGTGGGGCCGCGCCAAGGACGCGCCGGAGCTCATCAAGGGCGCGTGCGGCATGGCGTTCGATGCCCGCTACTACTGCAGCTACCTGCAGGACAAGTTCACCACGCTCTACGAGCTGTAA
- a CDS encoding DUF4012 domain-containing protein, with the protein MAGNHFKGSDSGRPAVPPRPNGAGKAGTPGGAGQGGSGKRVSPGETAMFTALYEQSQKAKKTGRARGNVFAGGATSTSQPSGAPSVPANNADAANAANAAGNVNAGKAANNTPSAGGAGLTGNLGTIYTGASETGTFARLDDSGAEFAGSGSKEDYYDFGLNYGSDASSSSTSDGLVRHRHRKGEHKKRHTGAIIAAVVAVLLVALGASGFMLLNSAKTVKSEAKEAVEIVGGLKDKVTSGDFSTLPDDAKKIDELCNSMKAETSSPLWAAASFIPVYGSDINAARTMIDALSDVSSDALVPMADNLSQATPGKLFQDGMINVSALQAVADSLSSSSKVFKSVNEKVQGIGDTHISQVTELVDKAKDGFATLNGAVDAAEKVAPVLPQMLGANGQTRNYLMYAMNNVEIRACGGFGGSQGLISVTDGQMSIGEFVPRIGLSEDEAVESVDEEDEALFGNHSNLYNSGNTYSPDWPRNSQRVAALWKSQYGQDVDGVIGIDPVFLQYLLGLVGNVSLPDGTVVDGTNAAKVLMHDVYWNYPVEESDGIFASVASAAFDKILGGIGDVDVTKLVSAVERGAEEGRLIAWMRNDDEQNAIKETGIDASLPNPDDPSADPVAGVYFNNLSFSKLDWYLNADTQIGQGIKNGDGTCSYRITVTLTNIMTQEEAGKLPDYVAASAPDAARDDERLNVSLFAPTGGNITDLTVEGTQFGLGAATWHGIPFYSGTVDLHAGETTTITYTLTTSAEAGDKPLTLRQTPTCQAARDSASA; encoded by the coding sequence ATGGCTGGTAATCACTTTAAGGGCAGCGATAGCGGTCGCCCTGCAGTTCCGCCGCGTCCGAACGGGGCTGGTAAGGCCGGCACGCCGGGCGGCGCTGGACAGGGCGGTTCCGGTAAGCGCGTGTCCCCGGGCGAGACAGCGATGTTTACCGCTCTGTACGAGCAGTCTCAAAAGGCAAAAAAGACCGGCCGTGCAAGAGGGAATGTCTTTGCGGGCGGTGCAACCTCCACGTCGCAGCCGAGCGGGGCTCCTTCGGTACCCGCGAACAACGCAGATGCTGCCAACGCCGCGAATGCCGCCGGCAACGTTAATGCCGGCAAGGCCGCCAACAATACTCCCTCTGCCGGTGGCGCGGGGCTTACGGGTAACCTTGGCACGATTTACACCGGCGCCTCCGAGACTGGCACGTTCGCCCGCCTGGATGATAGCGGTGCCGAGTTTGCGGGCTCGGGTTCCAAGGAAGATTATTACGATTTTGGCTTGAACTACGGTAGCGACGCTTCGTCGAGTTCGACCTCTGACGGTCTGGTCCGTCATCGCCATCGCAAGGGCGAGCACAAAAAGCGTCACACCGGCGCCATTATTGCCGCTGTAGTCGCGGTGCTTCTCGTTGCGCTTGGCGCAAGCGGCTTTATGCTGCTTAACTCGGCAAAGACCGTAAAGAGCGAAGCGAAGGAGGCTGTCGAGATCGTCGGTGGCCTTAAGGACAAGGTCACGTCGGGCGATTTTTCGACGCTGCCTGACGACGCGAAGAAGATCGATGAGCTCTGCAACAGCATGAAGGCGGAGACCTCGAGCCCGCTGTGGGCGGCGGCTTCGTTTATCCCGGTGTATGGCAGCGATATCAATGCGGCCCGCACCATGATTGACGCCCTGTCCGATGTCTCGAGCGATGCGCTGGTTCCCATGGCCGATAACCTTTCGCAGGCTACGCCCGGCAAGCTGTTCCAGGACGGCATGATTAACGTGTCCGCGCTGCAGGCGGTCGCCGATTCGCTTTCCAGCAGCTCGAAGGTGTTCAAGAGCGTCAACGAGAAGGTCCAGGGCATTGGCGATACTCATATTTCCCAGGTGACCGAGCTGGTCGATAAGGCCAAGGACGGCTTTGCCACCCTCAACGGCGCGGTTGACGCGGCGGAGAAGGTTGCCCCCGTCCTTCCCCAGATGCTCGGCGCCAACGGCCAGACGCGCAATTACCTTATGTACGCCATGAACAACGTCGAGATTCGTGCCTGCGGCGGCTTTGGCGGTTCGCAGGGTCTGATTTCGGTCACCGACGGCCAGATGTCGATTGGCGAGTTTGTTCCCCGCATTGGACTCAGCGAGGATGAGGCAGTCGAGAGCGTCGACGAAGAGGATGAGGCGCTGTTCGGCAACCACAGTAACCTGTACAACTCGGGCAATACCTATTCGCCTGATTGGCCCCGCAACTCGCAGCGTGTCGCCGCGCTGTGGAAGTCCCAGTATGGACAGGACGTTGATGGCGTCATCGGTATCGACCCGGTGTTCCTGCAGTATCTGCTGGGCCTGGTCGGTAATGTCTCGCTGCCCGACGGAACGGTTGTCGACGGCACCAACGCCGCAAAGGTCCTCATGCACGATGTGTACTGGAACTATCCGGTCGAGGAGTCGGACGGCATCTTTGCATCCGTCGCCAGCGCTGCCTTCGACAAGATCCTTGGCGGTATCGGCGATGTCGATGTTACGAAGCTTGTCAGCGCCGTTGAGCGCGGTGCCGAAGAGGGCCGCCTGATCGCGTGGATGAGAAACGATGATGAGCAGAATGCCATCAAAGAGACGGGCATTGACGCTTCGCTGCCCAATCCGGATGACCCGAGTGCCGATCCTGTTGCCGGCGTTTACTTTAACAACCTGAGCTTCTCCAAGCTCGACTGGTACCTGAACGCTGATACGCAGATTGGCCAGGGCATCAAGAACGGTGACGGCACGTGCTCCTATCGCATCACCGTTACCCTGACGAACATCATGACGCAGGAGGAGGCTGGCAAGCTGCCCGACTACGTTGCGGCGAGCGCACCCGATGCCGCGCGTGACGACGAGCGTCTGAATGTCTCACTGTTTGCCCCGACGGGCGGCAACATTACTGATCTGACCGTCGAGGGCACCCAGTTTGGTCTCGGCGCCGCTACGTGGCATGGAATCCCCTTCTATTCGGGCACCGTTGACCTGCATGCTGGCGAGACGACGACGATCACGTATACGCTGACCACGTCGGCCGAGGCGGGGGACAAGCCGCTTACGCTGCGTCAGACTCCTACATGCCAGGCGGCTCGCGACAGCGCGTCGGCGTAG
- a CDS encoding DUF5710 domain-containing protein, producing MRTELDVPFSHKEEAKALGAKWDRTKKIWYVPSGVNPEPFAEWLPGVDRSDPSAPYIYLVLGKRECWKCHKETSVAAFGIPYRTDNDESIAIAHAPNEARYIAIDTANANALAIVPALGCVPGEIRDYLHKRCGYKPVGARASKAPSLGNTCTSCDALQGSRYLFEEPSSPFALTAINKLPALEFIRVEVAGVFGVPATRTNFDQALFTWARDHHAEFHKQLGEGIYL from the coding sequence ATGCGCACCGAGCTCGATGTCCCCTTTTCGCACAAAGAAGAAGCCAAGGCGCTGGGCGCCAAATGGGACCGGACCAAGAAGATCTGGTATGTACCCAGCGGCGTCAACCCCGAGCCCTTTGCCGAGTGGCTGCCCGGTGTTGACCGATCCGACCCCTCAGCGCCGTATATATATCTAGTACTGGGCAAGCGCGAGTGCTGGAAGTGTCACAAAGAGACCTCGGTCGCGGCCTTCGGCATTCCCTATCGAACCGATAACGACGAGAGCATCGCCATCGCGCACGCGCCCAACGAAGCCAGGTACATTGCCATCGACACGGCCAACGCCAACGCACTCGCCATCGTGCCCGCTCTTGGCTGCGTGCCGGGCGAGATCCGCGACTACCTTCATAAGCGCTGCGGCTACAAGCCCGTAGGCGCGCGAGCCTCCAAAGCCCCGTCGCTCGGCAACACGTGCACCAGTTGCGACGCGCTGCAAGGCAGTCGCTATCTGTTCGAGGAGCCCTCGTCCCCGTTTGCCCTCACTGCCATCAACAAGCTGCCGGCACTGGAGTTTATACGCGTCGAAGTTGCCGGCGTCTTTGGCGTCCCGGCCACGCGTACCAATTTTGACCAGGCGCTCTTTACCTGGGCACGCGACCATCACGCCGAGTTCCACAAGCAGCTCGGTGAGGGGATTTATTTGTAG
- the glmM gene encoding phosphoglucosamine mutase: MKYFGTDGFRGEANVGLTVEHAYKIGRFVGWYYGANRERKARVIVGKDTRRSSYMFEAALVSGLVASGADAYMLHVIPTPGVAHQTVEGCFDCGIMISASHNPFCDNGIKLVNSDGFKMDEDVLELIEDYIDGKSEVPLATGNHIGATVDYMQGRNRYIASLIASANFSLQGVKIGIDCANGSASSVAKPVFDALGADVRVINAAPDGFNINVDCGSTHMERLQRHVVEQGLDVGFAYDGDADRCLAVDERGRVVDGDQILYVCGVYLNKHGRLSGGTVVPTIASNFGLIKSLELAGLSAVTSGVGDRHVYAKMREGGYSLGGEQTGHTIFGDIERTGDGIMTSLRVMEVIRAERETLSQLTAPCKLLPQAQVAVRVADKDAALENMGVQNAIAEAEVALAGEGRVLVRKSGTESVIRVLAEAPDQASADAAMKRIANALEAL, from the coding sequence ATGAAGTACTTTGGCACCGACGGCTTTCGCGGCGAGGCCAACGTTGGGCTGACGGTAGAGCACGCTTATAAGATTGGCCGTTTTGTGGGCTGGTATTACGGCGCCAACCGCGAGCGCAAGGCGCGCGTTATCGTGGGCAAGGACACACGTCGCTCGAGTTATATGTTCGAGGCGGCGCTGGTGAGCGGTCTGGTCGCGAGCGGTGCGGACGCCTATATGCTGCACGTGATCCCGACGCCGGGCGTGGCGCATCAGACCGTGGAGGGCTGCTTCGATTGCGGCATCATGATCAGCGCGAGCCACAACCCGTTTTGCGATAACGGCATTAAGCTCGTCAATAGCGACGGTTTTAAGATGGACGAGGACGTACTGGAGCTCATCGAGGACTACATCGATGGCAAGAGCGAAGTTCCGTTGGCCACGGGCAACCACATCGGTGCCACGGTGGACTACATGCAGGGCCGCAACCGCTACATTGCTTCGCTCATTGCAAGTGCGAACTTTTCGCTGCAGGGCGTCAAGATCGGTATCGACTGCGCCAACGGCTCGGCTTCCTCGGTGGCCAAGCCGGTGTTTGACGCGCTCGGTGCCGACGTGCGCGTGATCAATGCCGCGCCCGATGGCTTTAACATCAACGTCGACTGCGGCTCCACGCATATGGAGCGTCTGCAGCGCCATGTGGTGGAGCAGGGCCTGGACGTGGGTTTTGCCTACGATGGCGATGCCGACCGCTGCCTGGCCGTGGATGAGCGCGGTCGCGTGGTAGACGGCGACCAGATCCTGTACGTGTGCGGCGTGTATCTGAACAAGCACGGTCGCCTTTCGGGCGGTACCGTGGTGCCGACGATTGCCAGCAACTTTGGCCTGATCAAGTCGTTGGAGCTTGCCGGTCTGAGCGCCGTGACCAGCGGCGTGGGCGACCGTCACGTGTATGCCAAGATGCGCGAGGGCGGCTACAGCCTGGGCGGCGAGCAGACGGGCCATACGATCTTTGGCGATATCGAGCGCACGGGCGACGGCATTATGACCTCGCTGCGCGTGATGGAAGTGATTCGTGCCGAGCGCGAGACGCTCTCGCAGCTCACGGCTCCGTGCAAGCTGCTGCCGCAGGCGCAGGTGGCCGTGCGCGTGGCGGACAAGGACGCCGCGCTCGAGAACATGGGCGTGCAGAACGCCATCGCCGAGGCCGAGGTTGCGCTGGCAGGCGAGGGCCGCGTGCTCGTGCGCAAGAGCGGAACCGAGTCGGTTATCCGCGTGCTGGCCGAGGCGCCCGACCAAGCATCCGCCGATGCCGCCATGAAGCGCATCGCCAACGCGCTCGAGGCTCTGTAA
- the pheT gene encoding phenylalanine--tRNA ligase subunit beta, producing MRVSYDWLKTMIDIPEDPKTLSDEYIRTGTEVEAIDTVGESFDHVVTAQVLTKTPHPDSDHMYVCSVDVGDKNLDADGNPAPLQIVCGAQNFEAGDHIVAAMIGAVLPGGVKIKKSKLRGVVSMGMNCSARELGLGGDHSGIMILPEDTPCGMPFAEYVGSSDTVLDCEITPNRPDCLSMIGMARETGAIFDRDFHVELPAIKAETGRATDDELSVEIADEGLCDRYVARIVRNVKVGPSPDWMVKRLNALGVRPHNNIVDITNYVMMLTGQPLHAFDLDTFAERDGHRRVVVRAAQQDEKFTTLDGEERTLDAGMGLITDGERPVALAGVMGGMDSEIEDDTVDVMVESACFNAGRTSHTSRDLSLISDASIRFERQVDETGCVDVANVTCALIEEIAGGEVAPGYVDVFPAPKTIDSIKLRLARVHAICGADIEPDFIERSLTRLGCTVERDGEDFMVTPPSFRPDLPREIDLIEEVLRLWGMGRVTATIPAAKNHIGGLTREQKLTRKVGEILRACGLNETTTFGFAAPGDLEKIGMSTEGRGCPVVLMNPLVAEQTEMRRSLLPGLLQSVAYNEAHGTPNVHLYEVGSLFHGRENASLPKETKSVAGVLSGQWSEQSWSMKYRKLRFFVGKGIVEELLAQLRIEKVRFRPVEGEGYAFLQPGRAAEVLSGGTVLGWVGEIHPEAREAMGIDEVVVAFELDLDKLIKGARNQENYREFSQYPAVEHDLAIVVDNTVTCEDLERRITSAGGKLLEGVRLFDVYRDPVRIGKGKKSMAFALTYRSDDHTLTSEEVEKAHQKIVTKVCKGVNGEVRG from the coding sequence ATGCGTGTTTCTTACGACTGGCTCAAGACCATGATCGATATTCCGGAGGATCCCAAGACCCTTTCGGACGAATATATCCGTACCGGCACCGAGGTCGAGGCGATCGACACCGTGGGCGAGTCCTTCGACCACGTGGTGACCGCCCAGGTGCTCACCAAGACCCCGCACCCCGATAGCGACCACATGTATGTGTGCTCGGTCGACGTGGGTGACAAGAACCTCGACGCCGACGGCAACCCCGCTCCGCTGCAGATCGTCTGCGGCGCGCAGAACTTCGAGGCCGGTGACCACATCGTCGCGGCCATGATCGGCGCTGTCCTGCCCGGCGGCGTCAAGATCAAGAAGAGCAAGCTTCGCGGCGTCGTGTCCATGGGCATGAACTGCTCCGCGCGCGAGCTCGGCTTGGGCGGCGACCACTCCGGCATCATGATCCTGCCCGAGGATACGCCCTGCGGCATGCCGTTTGCCGAGTACGTGGGCTCGAGCGACACCGTGCTCGACTGCGAGATCACGCCCAACCGTCCCGATTGCCTGTCCATGATCGGCATGGCCCGCGAGACCGGCGCCATCTTCGACCGCGATTTCCACGTTGAGCTGCCCGCCATCAAGGCCGAGACCGGCCGCGCGACCGACGACGAGCTTTCGGTCGAGATTGCCGACGAGGGCCTGTGCGACCGCTACGTTGCCCGCATCGTGCGCAACGTCAAGGTCGGCCCGTCGCCCGACTGGATGGTCAAGCGCCTTAACGCCTTGGGCGTGCGCCCGCACAACAACATCGTCGACATCACCAACTATGTGATGATGCTCACCGGTCAGCCGCTGCACGCCTTTGACCTGGACACCTTTGCCGAGCGCGATGGCCACCGTCGTGTGGTGGTTCGCGCCGCCCAGCAGGACGAGAAGTTCACGACGCTCGACGGCGAGGAGCGCACGCTTGACGCCGGCATGGGCCTCATCACCGACGGCGAGCGCCCCGTGGCGTTGGCCGGTGTTATGGGTGGCATGGATTCCGAGATCGAGGACGATACCGTTGACGTGATGGTCGAGAGCGCCTGCTTCAATGCCGGCCGCACCTCGCACACCAGCCGCGACCTTTCGCTGATCTCCGACGCCTCCATTCGCTTTGAGCGCCAGGTCGACGAGACCGGCTGCGTGGATGTCGCCAACGTTACCTGCGCGCTGATCGAGGAGATCGCCGGCGGCGAGGTTGCTCCCGGCTATGTCGACGTTTTCCCCGCGCCCAAGACCATCGACAGCATTAAGCTGCGCCTGGCCCGCGTGCACGCCATCTGCGGTGCCGACATCGAGCCCGACTTTATCGAGCGCTCGCTCACCCGCCTGGGCTGCACCGTCGAGCGCGACGGCGAGGACTTTATGGTCACGCCGCCGAGCTTCCGTCCCGACCTGCCGCGTGAGATCGACCTGATCGAGGAGGTTCTGCGCCTGTGGGGCATGGGTCGCGTCACGGCGACCATTCCGGCTGCCAAGAACCACATCGGCGGCCTGACTCGCGAGCAGAAGCTCACCCGCAAGGTCGGCGAGATCCTGCGCGCCTGCGGCCTCAACGAGACCACGACCTTTGGCTTTGCCGCTCCGGGCGACCTGGAGAAGATCGGCATGTCCACCGAGGGCCGCGGCTGCCCCGTGGTGCTCATGAACCCGCTGGTGGCCGAGCAGACCGAGATGCGCCGCTCGCTGCTGCCGGGTCTGCTGCAGTCCGTTGCCTATAACGAGGCGCACGGTACGCCCAACGTACACCTGTACGAGGTCGGCAGCCTGTTCCATGGCCGCGAGAACGCCAGCCTGCCCAAGGAGACCAAGTCCGTCGCGGGCGTGCTCTCGGGCCAGTGGAGCGAGCAGTCTTGGAGCATGAAGTACCGCAAGCTGCGTTTCTTCGTTGGCAAGGGCATCGTCGAGGAGCTGCTCGCCCAGCTGCGCATCGAGAAGGTTCGCTTCCGTCCCGTCGAGGGCGAGGGCTATGCCTTCCTGCAGCCGGGTCGTGCTGCCGAGGTCCTGTCCGGCGGCACCGTGCTGGGTTGGGTCGGCGAGATCCACCCCGAGGCGCGCGAGGCTATGGGCATTGACGAGGTCGTCGTCGCCTTTGAGCTCGACTTGGATAAGCTGATCAAGGGCGCCCGCAACCAGGAGAACTACCGTGAGTTCTCGCAGTACCCGGCCGTTGAGCACGACCTCGCTATCGTGGTTGACAACACTGTGACCTGCGAGGATCTTGAGCGTCGTATTACGAGTGCCGGCGGCAAGCTGCTCGAGGGCGTGCGCCTGTTCGATGTCTACCGCGATCCGGTCCGCATCGGCAAGGGCAAGAAATCCATGGCCTTTGCGCTTACGTATCGCTCCGACGACCACACGCTCACCAGCGAAGAGGTCGAAAAGGCGCACCAGAAGATCGTCACCAAGGTGTGCAAGGGCGTAAACGGCGAGGTCCGCGGCTAG